Genomic segment of Vulpes vulpes isolate BD-2025 chromosome 16, VulVul3, whole genome shotgun sequence:
CCACTGGAGCAGAGCATCACCCGTCGATGTCCCAGCTGAAGAGGTGGTGCTTCACGAGCATGTCCTGAACACCCTCCTTCAGTGGCTTCTTCTCCTCCTACACACAGGGACAGCCTCTGTCGCAGGCAGCATGGCCTGGGGTGCGGCTCGTGTATCATGTGATACAgcactcaggctccccacaggcccCACCTCAGCCACCCAGGAAGTGTCTGGGGCCACCTGCCAGCACAGACAcctggcctccccaccccaggcagccCTCACGGGGAACGTGGGTGCAGGGCCGAGAAccaaccccacccacccacccacctctctctTCACAGGAAGTTCCCAGTCCTGGGACAGGCTGAAGGCGAAGCAGCAGAGGACGCTAGAGGTGAGGAGGGGACGGGGAGGTGGTCAGTGGCTCTCAGGTCTGCTCTGCACCCCCAccggccccaccccaggccactAGGCGGGGTTCTCACCGGAGCTCGCACTTGATCTGGACCCAGCCAGGGCTGCGCAGGAAGGACCAGGGATGGTACCACTTCTCCACAGTAGGCAGGCTGGAGCACAGCACCTCCAGCCACAGGTGCAAAACCTGCTCGCTGGGGACAGGCGGGGAAAGGTGGGcaccccagccccttccctccacttggGGACTGCCTCAGGTGACTGCCCCTTTGCTCTCAGCCAGCTCTGGCTCCACTCCACTGGGAGACGCTCAGGCCCCTggccccccttccccttcccctcagtCCCCTCCCAGCTCTTCCATTGGTGTCTTGAGACCGGGCCTGAGCTCTGCTGCTTGGCCCAGGATCGGTGCCCGTAGCCCTGCTCTGAGCCTGGAGGCTGTCCCCTCTCCAGGTGGCGAATGCAGAAACCACACTCAGGCTGGCCCGGGTCGGCTGCACAGATGCCCAAGCTCCCTTCAGGCAGGCACCCCCTCCCTAGCTGGCCAGGGTGGCCAGTTCCAGTGAGCCCCTCACCGGGCCTGCTGCTACAGTCTGTGCCTCCTGAAACCCACGAGCGCCTGGTCAGCCCGCAGAACGCTGGAGGAAGGCTCCTGGAAGCTGGCCTGGCTGCCTTGTCTGTCCAGGTCCTGGGCCCCGAAGGCCCGCTCACAGGCACCCACTGCCCCGCAGGGCCACAGCGCAGGCTAGCACTCATCCGACTGGACGGCCACTGGCCCACAGCAGGCAGGGATACTCACTTGAGCCCCACACAGATGAGGGACCGGAGCTTGACGTCCATCTGTGCATGTGCAGCGTCATGGGTCACGTTCACAGACTGCACAGCCTGGGAGGGCCCGGCTGTCAGGTCACTCCAGCTGCCGACCCGGGAGGCCTgctccacccaccaccccactTACCCGGTAGAGCAGCTCCTCTGGGGTCAGGACTTTGCCATCTTCATCCAGCCTAAAGGAGGGACCAGAGCTGCCATGCTGCCCAGTACTGGGGGCTCAGGCTGTGGCCCCCACGGGGCTGCCAGGACGACACggggcagggggttggggccCGTTACCTGTACGTCTTACACAGCACCAGGCGCGAGTACACTGAGTCAAAGTCTCTCTCCACCTCCCGGCCTGCTGCCTGGGGGTCAAGGGGAGTGTAAGGGACAACAGGGTCCCAACGGAGGCATGCTTCCTCCCCATGAGCCCCTGTGCCAGCTCTACAGGGCCAGGGGCTCAAGGAAAAGGACAGTGGGGGAAGTGGGTCCAGCCATTGACTTACCTCCTCGATAAACAGCCATGGGTGGCAGGCACCCCCAAGCAGCGACGGCTTCTTCAGCCCATGCTCAAATAGGGCCTTGAGAGCTGGACAGAGGGTCCCTCGAACGAGGTCTGTGACCCCCTCTGTCACGGCGTCGTCCCCCGCGATGGAGTACTGACAGTGGGGGACAGGGTCTGAGAGGCGCCAGTCACCCCCACAAGGGGGTGACCCAGCATGCGCCAAGGTCAGGCGGTGGCAGCTCCAGGGGCAGCTGTGCCTTGTGCACCTCTTACCTCTTTGCTCCGTTCATCCAGAACTTCTACAAACTTGGCTGGAAACCAgcctgggggagaagcagggccctGTGAGGAGCAGATGGGGTGTCCCCACACCTCCCACCCTGTGAGGGTCGGGGGAGGGTGGCCAGGGCTCCCAGGTTCACTGCCCAGCCCACCCCTTCTCAGACGGAGGCCTCACCTCTCAGGCCGTTCAGCTCCCCGACCCAGCAGTGCTCGTCCTTCTGAGAGATGATCTGCACGGTTGGCCGGCAGAGAGCAGGAGGAAGCAAAGCTTTGGTTGCCCAGGCCCCGTGCCTGCAGCCGTGTGGCTGCACCCTCGGTTGGGCGGGTAGGACAGGAATGGGGCCCTGGCAGCCCAGGGGTGGGTGTCTGCTCCCGCTGCCAGGCTCCCCACACCCCACTTACTGTGATGATGTCGTTCTTGCGGAAGCCCAGCTCGTCATCGTCATGTCGCTCGAAGTCCAGCAGGGCCTTGGCCCGGCGCCGGTGGCTGCGTGAGCACGCCACATAGTTCTCGTGATCCCGCTGGTGGCTCTCCATGCTGTAGTCCGGGCTCAGCTCCTGCCCGAGGGGCAGAAGGGCCTGCTGATGGGGAGGTGCCTCTCACCACGGCCTTGGTGCCTCAGAATGAGGCTGGGGAGCCAGAGTCCCCAAGTTGAACCCACAACTCACCACACTACAGTTTTTGGGGTCTGTGCACTGGAAATGGCGTGCCACGCGCAAAATGGCTTCCCGGAGGTCAGCTACCAGTTCCGTCTGCTTGATGTTCTTGGCCTTGAGCGCTTCCAGGTCGTCCTCCCCTGGGAGCCCCAGAGAGCTATGGCAGCCACAGCCCCAGGGCAGCCTTCCCCTCCAACCCCAGGGAAGCTCAGGGTCTGCAATGGGCCTGAGGATGAATGCCCCCTGGTCTCTATCCGCACCCTGCCTGCCTGttctgggcggggggggggggggttgtgagCTGGGACTCACTGGCAGGGAAGGAAACCCAGCCCAGCACCAGCTGCCATGGCAATTCTCACCAAAGAGCAGGGAGGTGATGCCAGACTTCCTCCGCTGGGTCCTGCGACGCACAACCTGCAGGCAGGGAGCGGGTTGGTGGCAGCCAGGCGGGGTGGCAGGCGCCCCAGCACTGGAGGAAGCTGACAGAGCTCCTGCCAGCATCTCACACCACCTCATCTGGAATGGCCTCTGCGGCGGCTCTGAGCATCGGAAATGCAATTGGTTCAAAGCCAGGTCTGtcctacacccacatggggcagGTCACAGCAGAGATGCACACAAGGCCAAGGCAGCAGGTCATTCCACAGCTGTGGTCTGACTGGGCCGGGCCCCCGGTGCCGGGCtagggagggggcagcagagcaAGGATGGGCAGGTGGGTTCCTGCGGCCTCTCTCACTCACTTCGGGCTTCCTCGGGGACCCCCCAGTGTGGGTGAGGCGGGGATTCCTCCCTTATGGGCCCACCTGCGAGAGGTTGGTGGTGGCGCTGGTCCCCAGGAGCTGGCCCTGGTCTGCAATGAGGTAGGCCAGGTGCTTGCGGCGCTGTGTCTCCACAGCCACGTCCGTGAGGGAGCCAGCCAGCCGCATGGCCTCCCCCAGCAGCAGCTCCGCGTCCTCAATCTGTGAAGGGATGTCTGACAGCGTATTGAAGATAGAGGCCGAGTTCTCGGACTGGATCAGCTCATCCTCCTGGGCCAAGCAGGGAAGGAGTAGAGGGGAGGGCACGTCACTGCCGAACGCCAGGCCTGCAGGCTGACCCCAATCAGGGTCCCCGGGAACAGGTAAACTCCCTGGATGATCAAGCTCAGTACCAGGAGTCCCGGGCCCCAGGGGACCCACTGCACTGTGGGCCTCTCAGGAGGGGCCAGCGGTCACATCACACAATGTTAAGAGCTGAACCCCCACTGCAGCCCCCAGAGGAGGGGCCCCAGGTGGGCCAGGGCTCCGGCCGCACCTTGAGCCGCAGCATGCCCAGCGTGGTCTGGAACAGCACCAGGGAGCCCTCGTAGAAAAACAGGTCCCAGAGGCGCAGCAGCAGCCTGACGTGCACCACACTGGCAAAGGCCGTGAGGAACCAGTGCAGCGTGATCAGGGACAACTCTGTGGACACAGACCAGAGCCTCTGTGGCCGGAACCAGGGGCAGCCAGCATGGGACAGCCTGGAAGGGGCGGGGGGTGTTCCCCAGAGACACATGctgggaagaagggggagggCTGCCCCCAAAGAGCAGCAAGTGGCCTTGCCTGCTCCAAGAGAAGGGAGGAGACAGGCCGTCAGGCACATCAGAGAACAAGAGTACAATAAAGACCATGCGTGCTACTGTGTTCGGGGCCTGGCTCTTGTCAGATGTTCTTTCTCCCACACGGCCAGCTGCCCGGTCCCCCACCAGTTGTGTCTGAAGGCCTCAGACCTGCGCATCTGAGCTAGAGTTGCAGGACCCCCAGGCCCCCAAGAAGACGGTGGGTGCCGACCCCCTTACCAATGTCGTGTTCCTGGAGCAACTTGTCCAAGCGAGGCAGGTACTGGACGATGAGGTGGCGCAGGACCCGTTGGTCTGTCTGGACGCCTAGCAGAGTGGTGCTGAAGTAGGAGGCAGGGAGCAGGTCCTCAATGATGGCACACATCATCCAGAAagcatcctcctcctccaggaacaGCAGGAGGCAGGCAGCCACCTGGCCAGGGCAAGGGAACAAGGGGCCTCTACCCAGGTCTCCATGTGAATTAGAAGAGGTACCCCCTCTGGGGGTTACATCATAGACCACATGCTCCCCTCAGGCTGAAACCCACATATtcggcagccccagccccccatgGGGATTCCTACTCCTAGCCCTGCCACCCATCCCACGGCCCTGGATGGTTCTGTTCTCCAGTGGAGGCCTGGAGAATGCCCTTGGAGACACCCCCCCTGTCTCTCCTGGGCTGTGCTCACCATGCCTGTGCCCTGGCAGTAGCCGATCTCCGGGTAGAGCCAGGCCAGTGCTCGGAGGACCCTGCGCAGGCGGGGCACTCCAATGCTGCTCACATTGGCGAAGCAGGCGTTGCTGGGCATGGTGCGGAGCAGGTCCTTCTCAATCTGCCGGCAGCCCACCCACAACAAGTCCCCGTGAGATGCAGCTGCAGGCCTGGAGGCCCACACTGCGCTCCACATGGTCACACCCAAGGCAGCCCTgcgagggaggctgggaggccccTGTGTGGGACAAAGCCCAGGCAGGCTTTCCATTCAGGACTGAGGATTCTTAACGCTCTGGTCAGAGTGCACCCACCTGCCTTCAGGATTATAGCTCGGCTAGTGTGGAGTTGGTTCTACCACATTCACCAGGggaacttagaaaataaaattacagatcCCTAGGCCTCAAGGCAGAACTCCAGAATTCAGACTCTCCGGAATGAGGCCtggaaatctgtatttaaaatctccaggggatccctgggtggcacagcggtttaacgcctgcctttggcccagggcgcgatcctggagacccgggatcgaatcccacgtcgggctcccggtgcatggagcctgcttctccctctgcctatgtctctgcctctctctctctctctctctgtgtgactatcataaataaataaaaaattaaaaaaaaaaaaaaaagtaaaatctccaGGCGATCCCATTGCACACCCAGGTTCGATGGTCTTTTGACAACTGTCCCTGCTGCCTACAGAAGACCCAGAGGTGCAGGCTTATTCCAGACACATGTCTGAGTGGAAGGGCTGCCACATGGCTGCCTGCTCCCCGGGGCCACCCCTGCCAAGGAGAGACTGACAAGAGCAGGTTCCTGTGACCTCAGGCAACTCACTGCCCCCTTGTAGGCCACACACAGTTTCTGACCTGAAAGTGCTTCCGAAGGGCCCCTGGCGCCGGCCCACCCTCACCTGTTTGGCAGCAATGGTGTCATCATTGGAGCTGTTCTTCACCATCTCTCGGTAGGACAGCTCagaattcttcttcttctgcaGAGCCCCGGAGAGCCGCATCCAcagctgcggggtggggggggagggggccggcaTGAGGCTTCGGTGGGACCCCTgaaccccccaccccatgggCCCTCTGCAGGTTCCTCGCAGCTTCACCTGTGGCCTCATGCTGTGTGGGATGCCAGCTAGCACTAGGGAGCGGAGCTTCTCAGAGCGGGGCAGAGAGACAGCAATCTTGTCCCAGGTGAGGTCCCCCACATCGTGATTATGGGTGAACTCCAGGTGGGCCTGCCACCGCAGCCTCTGTGGAGGGTCCTCCAACAGAGACACACCCGGAAGCCTGCTAGAACTGGGGTTGGCACTGTCTGCCAGGAGAGAGCCAGGAGGTGCAGCGGTGAGCAGGGCCAGGCCGTGGCCTTTACGTCCAGCACCCAGATCTCACCCCTGAAATCCAGACCCACGTTTCCAACAGCTTCCCAAGGCTCCATCTGCATGTCCCATAGACGTACCAATGAGCAAATGCAAGCGCTTTCATTTCTCTCCCAAACCTGCCTGGTCCCTCCCAGATCCACAGACCCACCTCCACTCTCCAGATGCTCAGGCTTGGACCTCAGAAGCCCCTCTGGCTCCTCTCCACTTACTCCCCCATTCAACCCCAAGGCAAATCGTCTTGGTGGACTCTCACTGCTTTTACCACCTCCAACCATGTGGCCTTTGACCAAGCCATCAACTTCCATCTGGGTCCGTACAGCCCTCTCACTCACTGGTTTCCACTCCTGCCTCCCTAAAGGCATTCACCCAGTAGTCAGAGTGCCCCTTCTCACACAAATCAGACCACGTCATTTGGCTCACTCAGACCAGAGGCCTTGCAAGGCTCGGTGACCACATCCTCTCAGCCTGGCTCCTCCATCCTCATCACCTACCGCTCTTGGTCTCTTGGCTCCAGCTATTCCTCACCTAACccactcccacctcagggcctctgAACTTACTATTCCTAGTCTCTATCCAAATGTCTCCCCTTCGAGAGGCCTTCCTTCATCACCTTGCACACATCCCACCTCCTCTCTTTTCCACAGCTCCAAATTTTTTCATAGCTCTTCTTGCCCCCATGAATAGTAACAGGCATGTTATTTGTTCATTGCCTAGGAATTCCACAAGGGCCAGGGCCACCTTCAGCTTTGTTCAAAGCACTGGGGATGTGGTGGTGGAGCTCATACAACCTGCAGACAGCCACTAAAATGCTGGCATGAGCACCACCAGGGCACATCAGGGCATGTAGCCTCACACAGCTCCTCATCCTTACTCATCTGAGAACCATACTCTCAGCCTCAGCTTTGCAAAACTTCACCTTTAGTGAATTACATGCAGTCAAATGCACAAACTTTAAGTGTACACTTTGGTGAGTATCTGTAAGTAAATGTCTAAATGTCATCCCCATCAAGATAGATAATATTTCCATTATGCTAGAGAATTCCCTGTATTCCTCACAGGCCCAGCTTCTAACTTCCAAGTATCTGCCTGCAAACCAGAGAGCAAGGAAAACTTACATCAGAATTGGAATATGAGTGACCCGAAGACTGGTTTCAGCCCATTAAAATCTTCTAGTCCTAGTTATATCCTGGTGACAGGCTGTCCTGGGTTCTGGCAGACAGCTTTCCCGACAGCCCATTTGGAAACCAGAAGGTatatttacagaagaaaacaatggaaatggCCTGGAAGCCCACTTACAGAAGAGTGGTTATAAAATATTGTGGATAAATCcattataatggaatattatgaaaaacatgCTTTTAAAGAGATCTTAGCTGACAGAAGAAATGCTTGTGGTAAATAATGTTAAGAGATAACagcaatataaaaatgtgtaGATATCATAACGTCACTTATGAAAAGTACAGACACACATGGccaggaaagagagaaactgaagtgTCAACAGTTATCTTTAGGTTGTGGGATCATGTGttaatttgttttaatctttatacttttctgtgtttttcaacTTCACTACAGTAAAATCACTGCTTTTATTATCATATGCAGATCAATAAAATTAAcctaaacttaaaaatatcagaaGTTTCCATATACTCAGAGCTGCCTCTGAGGGTGATACTGTTGTCAGTACAGGAGCAGGTGAAACCCCAGAGCCCAGTTCATGGTGTCATGATGGAGTGTCACCAGAGCTGGAGTCCTCCGCATGGACACCAGCAAGATTATGCACCAAGGGCCCATTCTTACCTTCCTTGTCCACGCGGAAACCAAACTCATCGTAGCAGAACTCTGCTTGTTCTACGGACTCTTCCTTCTAGAACCAGGATGAGGAAGAGCCAATTGTGTGGCCACCAGTTTGGGACCACAGATTCTGGAAGATGCCACCCACACAACTGCCTGCTGAAATTCCACCGGCCGCCAAGACTCAGATCAAAGGCCGCCCCTGCTTGAAGCCTCTGTGGTCATCACTCATCTACAGGAGCCACCACCTTCTCCATCTGACCCAGCATTTTCCTCGTTCTCTTCAGAGGTCAAAGACAGTAAGATCAAGGTAGAAATAAATTTGATGCATTTCTATATCCTGACAGTACTGAGCACATGGTGCCATAATACTTTTTCTCCAACCTAATGACTGATTGCCAGAGGACGTGGAGCTAAGATGCCATCTCTGATGATGGCTTCTGAGCTGAAGTGAACACAGTAGGGTGGCTACCCACCCCCAGGAAGTCTAAAGCAGTAGGTTCCCTTTGGCGCCACAGCCTGGGCACCCAGCTATACCTGTGTGTACTTGGCCAAGATCTCCTGGGGCCACATGCTCGGGGTCAGGGCTGAGAAGGGGCCACTGGCAGAAGGTATGTGGTTTCCTAAAATCAAGGAGGATCAGGAATAGGAGATGAAGAGAATGCCGAGCATTGAGGGGGAAAATTCAAGTTGGGACATCCCCCATGCTCCCCCACCAAGGGCACCAGCAGAAAAGGGAGGACTGCACCCTTTGAAGTGGGATGGGTAGGTGTGGGGGAAAGAcctaaaaatgagcaaaagaaaaaaaagcagcatgTTACAAAACATAACCAAATTTCATCTCCTTACATCTTCCCCCACCCAAGTGTGAGGAGTTGTAGCCTAGAGGGAGGGGAGAGCATAAGAGATTGAGGGAAGCTGGAGATCTGAGCCGTGAAAAGCTGTGGTGACCCTGGGTGCCCTGTAGGGCCTCCTCCTTTCTCGCACTGTTATCCTCAGAGGTCTGTCTTGCTTCTACTCCACTGGATGGGCCCTCAGGGCAAgaccctcttctccttctggacaGCCTCTCACCTGACATTGTGTAGAGAGGCAGGGCAGGTCTTCTGCAAATCTACACTCAGAAGGCTTCCTGGCCTATTATCTTATAGCTGGAAGGCTCCTCAGGCTTCATCTGGTCCAGAAACATCTGCCCTggcaggagagcagaggggaaagTCATTATAATGCAGCCTCTCTCCTAGGAGTCATTTCCACCCACTACTCTGAGTGAAAAGGAAAAGTCACCCTTCAAAGAAATGCctcctattctgaacatttcatctGGGAGAGGATACATGAAACACTCTGAAGAAGCGACAAAACTATTAACAGCTCTGTGAGCCAAGAGGAGTGTCCACTCAGTTCCATTGGTAAAGGAGAGAATCATACACACAGGTTTCCTGGTGCCCTAGGCTCAAGCCAATGGTTCTTcacaaggggggaaaaaaaacagccaaaCCTCCATGATTAGGTTTCCCTGAGCCAGAATTTTTAAGGAACCACTTAGCAGAATACAACTCAGGCTTCTAAGCCAATACCTCGAATTCACCTCAACACTGACATTTTCCCCTTCACCAAACCATCCACTCGACCACTTTCTCCACTAGCCTTATGGCTAGGAAACCAGGAGGTCGCAATCTAATCTAGATCTCTCCTGTTGCTGCTGAaactcctgcctccctctctttttttgtccTCTCAAAAAATGAggactcaacaataaaaaagacaaaatgggcaagagatctgcatatacatttctccaaagaagaattaaatggccaaaaagcaggtaaaaagattattcatcggggcacctgggtggctcagtggtaaaggatctgccttgggctcaggtcgtgatcccagggtcctgggatcgaatctcacatcgggctccccactgggagcctgcttctccctctgcctgtgtctctgcctctctctgtgtgtctctcatgaataaataaatagtcttaaaaaaaaaaaagattattcatcagggaaatgcaaaccaagacCTCAATGTGGTACCATTCCACACCTACTAAGATGGCTCTAATCAAAAGGATTGTAGGTGtggacaaggatgtagagaaagtgGAACCCTTACATTGCTGGTGGTGTGTGAAATGGAGCAGCTGATGTTgagaacagtttggcaatttATCAAAAAGGTAAACATGGAATTTCCATATGACCTGGTAATTCCACTCCTGCAGTTAATCAcctaggagaaatgaaaacatgtccatccACCCAGACACTTGTACACagatgttcatggcagcattattcatcatagccaaaaaggagaaaaaagccaactaatgaatggatataCAAATGTTTGGAccaattggggcacctgggtggctcagtcatttataagtgtctgtttttggctTAGGTTGCGATCTTATGGTTCTGGGATCGggctccatatcaggctccctgctctgtggggcctgcttcttctcccccttcctctgccccccacttgtgctgtctcataaataaataaataaataaataaataaataaataaataaataaaatctttttttaaaactattaaaaaaaaatgtttggaccatccatccatacagtggaaaattattcagccatataaaagaagCAAAGTACTGATACACGTGACTCTATCGATGAACACTATGCTCAGTGAAAGAGGCTACTCACAAGaggataaatactgtatgattctatttaagtgaaatgtccagaagaggcaaatcgaTAGGTAGAAAATAGGTTAGTGACTGCCAAAGGATGGGGGAGGTGGGACTTCAGAGTGACCACTAACAAGGTTCAATTTGGGGAGATGAAAACGATTCTAGGATaggatggtggtgatagttgcacaacagtATGAAATACTAAAActactgaattgcacactttaaaaaattttatagcaTCTAAattatatctgattttatttttaaattttaaaaaagattttatttatttgacagagagaaggagagcacaaacagggagtagagggagagggaggagcagactctgtgtggagcagggagcccgatgtggggcttgatcccaggaccctcaggcatcatgacccgagcaaaaggaagacgcttaactgactgagccaccaaggcgtcctgtatctcaattttaaaaaagaaaaagccatcaaTTGGGGTGTCCTCTAACTCTCTACCTTCTCATTTCTAATTTGCTCTTTGTAGATCCAGAAAGAATCTGTTATTACTCGAGCTTCAACAGAAATGCAATTTCTGTAGCAGTTTCCTCAGCCTTTTCTGATTattaaaccttttatttccaACTATGGAATGAAAGGCTTGgactctgtgaaaaaaaaattagaggcagCAATAAGGAGATGTGGCTGAAATATTTTAGGACAAGCTGCCTTCCAGTTTTTGAAATCATGTCCCCCCAGACCCAGACCTAAAGAAACGTCTTCTCTTGCCATTTTTCAAGTGGTTCCTGCTGTTCTGGCCCACACCAGCACCTCAccttctcactccctctgccacAGAATTCTGACCCAGAAGGGTCAGGTGactgaaaaagcagaaaaggaaaatcaaaggGAGCTTTGGGGAGACATCACC
This window contains:
- the SGSM3 gene encoding small G protein signaling modulator 3 isoform X2, which encodes MSLVSAWTRKLWMRLSGALQKKKNSELSYREMVKNSSNDDTIAAKQIEKDLLRTMPSNACFANVSSIGVPRLRRVLRALAWLYPEIGYCQGTGMVAACLLLFLEEEDAFWMMCAIIEDLLPASYFSTTLLGVQTDQRVLRHLIVQYLPRLDKLLQEHDIELSLITLHWFLTAFASVVHVRLLLRLWDLFFYEGSLVLFQTTLGMLRLKEDELIQSENSASIFNTLSDIPSQIEDAELLLGEAMRLAGSLTDVAVETQRRKHLAYLIADQGQLLGTSATTNLSQVVRRRTQRRKSGITSLLFGEDDLEALKAKNIKQTELVADLREAILRVARHFQCTDPKNCSVELSPDYSMESHQRDHENYVACSRSHRRRAKALLDFERHDDDELGFRKNDIITIISQKDEHCWVGELNGLRGWFPAKFVEVLDERSKEYSIAGDDAVTEGVTDLVRGTLCPALKALFEHGLKKPSLLGGACHPWLFIEEAAGREVERDFDSVYSRLVLCKTYRLDEDGKVLTPEELLYRAVQSVNVTHDAAHAQMDVKLRSLICVGLNEQVLHLWLEVLCSSLPTVEKWYHPWSFLRSPGWVQIKCELRVLCCFAFSLSQDWELPVKREEEKKPLKEGVQDMLVKHHLFSWDIDG
- the SGSM3 gene encoding small G protein signaling modulator 3 isoform X1 encodes the protein MSGNHIPSASGPFSALTPSMWPQEILAKYTQKEESVEQAEFCYDEFGFRVDKEDSANPSSSRLPGVSLLEDPPQRLRWQAHLEFTHNHDVGDLTWDKIAVSLPRSEKLRSLVLAGIPHSMRPQLWMRLSGALQKKKNSELSYREMVKNSSNDDTIAAKQIEKDLLRTMPSNACFANVSSIGVPRLRRVLRALAWLYPEIGYCQGTGMVAACLLLFLEEEDAFWMMCAIIEDLLPASYFSTTLLGVQTDQRVLRHLIVQYLPRLDKLLQEHDIELSLITLHWFLTAFASVVHVRLLLRLWDLFFYEGSLVLFQTTLGMLRLKEDELIQSENSASIFNTLSDIPSQIEDAELLLGEAMRLAGSLTDVAVETQRRKHLAYLIADQGQLLGTSATTNLSQVVRRRTQRRKSGITSLLFGEDDLEALKAKNIKQTELVADLREAILRVARHFQCTDPKNCSVELSPDYSMESHQRDHENYVACSRSHRRRAKALLDFERHDDDELGFRKNDIITIISQKDEHCWVGELNGLRGWFPAKFVEVLDERSKEYSIAGDDAVTEGVTDLVRGTLCPALKALFEHGLKKPSLLGGACHPWLFIEEAAGREVERDFDSVYSRLVLCKTYRLDEDGKVLTPEELLYRAVQSVNVTHDAAHAQMDVKLRSLICVGLNEQVLHLWLEVLCSSLPTVEKWYHPWSFLRSPGWVQIKCELRVLCCFAFSLSQDWELPVKREEEKKPLKEGVQDMLVKHHLFSWDIDG
- the SGSM3 gene encoding small G protein signaling modulator 3 isoform X3, whose amino-acid sequence is MRPQLWMRLSGALQKKKNSELSYREMVKNSSNDDTIAAKQIEKDLLRTMPSNACFANVSSIGVPRLRRVLRALAWLYPEIGYCQGTGMVAACLLLFLEEEDAFWMMCAIIEDLLPASYFSTTLLGVQTDQRVLRHLIVQYLPRLDKLLQEHDIELSLITLHWFLTAFASVVHVRLLLRLWDLFFYEGSLVLFQTTLGMLRLKEDELIQSENSASIFNTLSDIPSQIEDAELLLGEAMRLAGSLTDVAVETQRRKHLAYLIADQGQLLGTSATTNLSQVVRRRTQRRKSGITSLLFGEDDLEALKAKNIKQTELVADLREAILRVARHFQCTDPKNCSVELSPDYSMESHQRDHENYVACSRSHRRRAKALLDFERHDDDELGFRKNDIITIISQKDEHCWVGELNGLRGWFPAKFVEVLDERSKEYSIAGDDAVTEGVTDLVRGTLCPALKALFEHGLKKPSLLGGACHPWLFIEEAAGREVERDFDSVYSRLVLCKTYRLDEDGKVLTPEELLYRAVQSVNVTHDAAHAQMDVKLRSLICVGLNEQVLHLWLEVLCSSLPTVEKWYHPWSFLRSPGWVQIKCELRVLCCFAFSLSQDWELPVKREEEKKPLKEGVQDMLVKHHLFSWDIDG